In Nanoarchaeota archaeon, the sequence AGTTTCTGAGAACAAATAAGTCTTATTATCACGGATTTCAACAGAAATTGTCTTGTCAGGCCTTGTAAGGTCGACTTTGTTACCGAACTTTCTGACAACATCTGCGCCGAGTTCGCGCTCAAGCTCCTGGCTGCCGAATGCATGGGTTCCAGTACGTTTCACGCGCATTGCAAATGTGTCTTTTGGCGAGAGAATTGCCGAAGCAATCTTTTGCACATGCAGAGTCATCTTTTTGCGGTCCGTTTCGATCTCCTCGACTTCTGAGAAAGACACAAGGCCGAATGTTCTTGAAAGAATTGCCGCGGCTTTTTTCACGTCCTTTTCTGGAACTTCAAAAAAAATACGGTCATGCGACTTTATTGCTTTGAATAGAATTTTTTGCGCTGAAAAGGCCTCAGAAATATTGGTAATAAGACGGTCTGTGAACCTGCGCCTCACTTCAAAAGACTTCAGCCAAAGCTCGCCGAAACGAAGCAAAAGCAATTTACTTCCAGAACCCATAGAATATATTAAACCGGAAAGCTAATATATTGTATGAAACGCAGAAAGTCATCTCGTTCCGCTATTGCTTCACTCGAAGCTTTTGAGGGTTCCCTAACCTCAAAATCATCTCGTTCCGCTATTGCTTCACTCGAAGCTTTTGAGGGTTCCCTAACCTCAAAATCATCTCGTTCCGTTTCGCTGCACTCGAAGCTTTTTTTCGGGCGCCGAAAAAAAGCGCAATGGTTTATTGTCGGTGCATTCCTGATTATAACCATGATCTCTGCGGTTATAATGGGAAAAAATGCAGTAAACTTAAGCGATGATTTAGACCCGCTACAAAGGCAAATATACAAAAACATAAAGGCGGACATAGACATTGCGCTCAATTCTGTATTATATGAAGAAAGGACTTCGGAAAACCTCCAAATGCGGCTGAAAGACTATTCAAATTTCATACGCGATTTTGGGAAAATACATACAATAAATATATCTACCTATTTGATTGTCGGCCTTCCTTCCGGAAACGACATTAATGTAACGGTTATCAATTTCCAAAAAACTGCAATGCAGCCAATAGAAATAACAATAAACGGAACGACAAAAAATATTTCGATGCTTCTAGACGGCACTGCAGAAACGGTTACATTCACATCCGTTCCGGATTATTTCACAGTAAGCTACACAATTGCAACGCCGGGCGAATCACTGCCTGAAAGCGAATCGATAAACATGACAAAAAGAGTATTTTCTGCGGTAAAATTGCGCGTGGAGTCCAGAGACAAAAGCCAAGTGTGGCAGAAAGTCGGATGGTCTTAGTTACCTCGTTCGATAAGAATATCTTTTCCGCTTCTGCAATCAACTAGCGTTGACGGAATTCCGAGAATCTCTCCGCCATCAATAATGAGATCAACTGCATCTTTTAGATCTTTCGGTATTTCAGATAGTGTTTTAGGTGCCTTTTCGCCGGACCGATTTGCAGAAGTTGTTATAAATGGAATGCGCGCACGTTCGACAAGCTTTGAAATCCGATGCGCTGGGATGCGAACACCAATTGTGTCAGAGCCGGATGTCGCAAGAGCAAGAAATTTAGAATCTTTCTTTTTCAACAAAATCGTGTACTTTCCTGGCAGGTATTTATCAACAATCTCGCGGGATACAACGCAATGCGCAAGTATCCAGTCTTTATCCGGAGCAATGACTGACAGCGGCTTTTTCATGTCGCGGCCTTTTGCGGCAAAAACACGCTCGATAAGCATAAAATTTTCCGCGTTGCAGCCGATTCCATAAACTGTGTCTGTCGGATAAATTATCACTTTTGTTTTGATGGCTTTGATATCCGCAAAATTTTTCATCCACACCATCTTTTGCGTGGCTCGTAACATACTAGTCCATTCCATTACAAGGCTTTAATAAATTTGCATTCAGCTTATTTTTCTTCGGCGCACGACGAAGATTTTGCAGCCATCACACATATGCAGATATTCTTTTGTACAAAATGGGTGCTGTTGCATAAGATTTATATATGCCAAAATTCTTGCTCAAATCTTAGCGTTGAACGCAAGAATTTTGAATGACTCGGTTTTAGCTTTGCAGATAACGCTAAGGTGTATGTGCTCTGCGAATTGTGCAACAGCACCTACAAAATGGCAAATAGTATAATAATAACAAACGCCAAATAGTATTTGATATTCATGAAACTCCTTATTTTCGGAGCAACCGGTAAATGCGGCCA encodes:
- a CDS encoding threonylcarbamoyl-AMP synthase, which produces MLRATQKMVWMKNFADIKAIKTKVIIYPTDTVYGIGCNAENFMLIERVFAAKGRDMKKPLSVIAPDKDWILAHCVVSREIVDKYLPGKYTILLKKKDSKFLALATSGSDTIGVRIPAHRISKLVERARIPFITTSANRSGEKAPKTLSEIPKDLKDAVDLIIDGGEILGIPSTLVDCRSGKDILIERGN